Proteins encoded together in one Kingella oralis window:
- a CDS encoding amino acid ABC transporter ATP-binding protein produces the protein MIQIRNIHKTFGSNTILRGVDLDVAKGQVVVILGPSGSGKTTFLRCLNALEVPEQGSICFEREPIVSINFATQHSKKDILALRRKSGMVFQQYNLFPHKTALENIMEAPVQVQGKPKAQAREEALALLAKVGLADKADLYPYQLSGGQQQRVGIARALALQPELMLFDEPTSALDPELVQDVLNTMKALANEGWTMIVVTHEIKFALDVADVVVVMDGGVIVEQGSPETLFANPQHERTKSFLSRLKAE, from the coding sequence ATGATACAAATCCGCAATATCCACAAAACCTTCGGCAGCAACACCATCCTGCGCGGCGTAGATTTAGATGTCGCCAAAGGGCAAGTGGTCGTGATACTCGGGCCATCAGGCTCGGGCAAAACCACCTTTCTGCGCTGCCTCAACGCGCTAGAAGTGCCCGAGCAAGGCAGCATCTGCTTTGAGCGCGAGCCCATCGTCAGCATCAATTTCGCCACGCAACACAGCAAAAAAGACATTCTCGCCCTGCGCCGCAAATCGGGCATGGTGTTCCAGCAATACAACCTGTTCCCACACAAAACCGCGCTGGAAAACATCATGGAAGCGCCCGTGCAAGTGCAAGGCAAGCCCAAAGCGCAAGCGCGCGAAGAAGCCCTTGCCCTGCTCGCCAAAGTAGGCTTGGCAGATAAAGCCGATTTATATCCCTACCAGCTATCGGGCGGGCAGCAACAACGCGTTGGCATCGCCCGCGCCCTTGCCTTGCAGCCTGAATTGATGCTGTTTGACGAGCCCACTTCCGCGCTAGACCCCGAGCTGGTGCAAGACGTGCTCAACACCATGAAAGCCCTTGCCAACGAAGGCTGGACGATGATAGTGGTAACCCACGAAATCAAATTTGCGCTGGACGTTGCCGATGTGGTGGTGGTGATGGACGGCGGCGTGATTGTGGAACAAGGCTCGCCCGAAACCCTGTTCGCTAACCCGCAGCATGAACGCACGAAGAGTTTTTTGAGCAGGTTGAAGGCGGAGTAG
- a CDS encoding amino acid ABC transporter permease: MLNNFLQNLPFMTPQRAQLVMDAFVPMLKAGITVSVPMAVASFVCGMMIAVIVAFVRVMPQGGWLHRIFLAVFRVYISIIRGTPMLVQLAVIFYGLPAMNIYFTPIPAAIIAFSLNVGAYGSETVRAAILSVPKGQWEAGFSIGMTYMQTFRRIIVPQALRVAVPPLSNSFIGLFKETSLASFVTVTELFRTAQQYGNVGYDFLPVYIEAGFIYWMFCWVLFVTQARLEKHFDRHVAR, translated from the coding sequence GTGTTAAATAATTTCCTGCAAAATCTGCCCTTTATGACCCCACAACGCGCCCAGTTGGTTATGGACGCGTTTGTGCCGATGCTTAAAGCGGGCATTACAGTTTCCGTGCCGATGGCTGTGGCATCATTTGTGTGTGGCATGATGATTGCCGTTATCGTGGCATTCGTGCGCGTGATGCCGCAGGGTGGCTGGTTGCACCGCATCTTTTTGGCGGTGTTTAGGGTGTATATTTCCATTATTCGTGGCACGCCAATGTTGGTGCAACTGGCTGTTATATTTTATGGCTTACCCGCCATGAATATATATTTTACCCCTATCCCTGCTGCTATTATCGCTTTCTCGTTGAACGTGGGTGCTTATGGTTCGGAAACGGTGCGTGCTGCCATCCTGTCCGTACCCAAAGGGCAATGGGAAGCAGGTTTCTCCATCGGCATGACTTATATGCAAACGTTTCGCCGCATTATCGTGCCACAAGCCTTGCGCGTTGCCGTGCCACCGTTAAGCAATTCGTTTATCGGCTTGTTTAAAGAGACCTCGCTGGCATCGTTTGTAACCGTAACCGAGCTGTTCCGCACTGCTCAACAATATGGCAACGTAGGCTATGATTTTCTGCCCGTTTACATTGAAGCTGGTTTTATTTACTGGATGTTCTGTTGGGTACTATTCGTTACCCAAGCGCGGCTGGAAAAACATTTTGACCGCCATGTGGCAAGGTAA
- a CDS encoding amino acid ABC transporter substrate-binding protein — protein MTKTLLSAATMLLLAACGGEQAQTAAPSNAPAASQAASATQAVSDAAPAANPQGSLIERINNKGTITVGTEGTYAPFSYHDKDGKLTGYDVEVTRAVADKLGIKVEFKETQWDSMMAGLKAGRFDVVANQVGLTSPERQATFDKSEPYSWSGAVLVVRKDDDKIKSPADIKGVKTAQSLTSNFGEKAKEAGAELVPVDGLAQSLTLIEQKRADATLNDELAVLDYLKKNSNANVKIVWHAPKEERVGSGLITNKGNDEAIAKFSGAMKELQADGTLKKLGEQFFGKDISVK, from the coding sequence ATGACCAAAACCCTCCTTTCCGCCGCCACCATGTTGCTGCTTGCCGCCTGCGGTGGCGAACAAGCCCAAACCGCTGCCCCAAGCAACGCCCCCGCCGCCAGCCAAGCCGCCAGCGCCACGCAAGCCGTATCCGATGCCGCTCCCGCCGCCAATCCGCAAGGCAGCCTGATTGAGCGCATTAACAACAAAGGCACAATTACCGTTGGCACCGAAGGCACATACGCACCCTTCTCCTACCACGATAAAGACGGCAAACTCACAGGCTACGATGTAGAAGTAACCCGTGCCGTGGCAGATAAACTCGGCATCAAAGTAGAATTTAAAGAAACCCAATGGGACAGCATGATGGCAGGCTTAAAAGCAGGACGCTTTGACGTAGTCGCCAACCAAGTGGGCTTAACTTCGCCCGAACGCCAAGCCACGTTTGACAAATCCGAGCCGTATAGTTGGAGCGGCGCGGTGTTGGTGGTGCGCAAAGACGACGACAAAATCAAAAGCCCAGCCGATATTAAAGGCGTGAAAACCGCGCAATCGCTCACCAGCAATTTCGGCGAAAAAGCCAAAGAAGCCGGCGCGGAACTGGTGCCCGTGGACGGTTTGGCGCAATCGCTCACGCTGATTGAACAAAAACGCGCCGATGCCACGCTTAACGATGAGCTTGCCGTGTTGGATTATTTGAAGAAAAACTCCAATGCCAACGTGAAAATCGTATGGCACGCGCCCAAAGAAGAACGCGTTGGCTCAGGTTTGATTACCAACAAAGGCAACGACGAAGCCATCGCCAAATTCAGCGGCGCAATGAAAGAGCTGCAAGCCGATGGCACCTTGAAAAAACTAGGCGAACAATTCTTCGGAAAAGACATCAGTGTTAAATAA
- a CDS encoding diacylglycerol kinase, giving the protein MMQEPATNALKGKRGLQRIINAAGYSKDGLIAAYRHEAAFRQLVWLHAVLLVAVWFVDAEPAVRMILVAASFGSLIVELFNSGIEAVVDDISLEIRPLAKRAKDVGSAAQMLALTMLAILWTMALCA; this is encoded by the coding sequence ATGATGCAAGAACCTGCCACCAATGCGCTAAAAGGCAAGCGCGGTTTGCAACGGATTATCAACGCTGCGGGCTATTCCAAAGACGGCTTAATCGCGGCATATCGCCATGAAGCGGCGTTTCGGCAGCTGGTGTGGCTGCACGCGGTGTTGCTGGTTGCGGTGTGGTTTGTGGATGCGGAGCCTGCGGTGCGCATGATTTTGGTTGCGGCTTCGTTTGGTTCGCTGATTGTGGAATTGTTCAATTCGGGCATTGAGGCGGTGGTGGACGATATTTCGCTGGAAATCCGCCCGCTGGCAAAACGCGCGAAAGACGTGGGTTCGGCGGCGCAAATGCTGGCTTTAACGATGCTGGCGATTTTGTGGACGATGGCGTTATGCGCGTGA
- a CDS encoding GyrI-like domain-containing protein, with translation MDDGVMRVNTALKTTALPPFRVMGLTAPVRFRHEAEDVAAAWQRWLSGSLKDALPAFAPSVYALRHSYHDAGYTLMIGHLVSNDAPLPAGAGEWMVPPQVYRVATLPEASCHAAAEAWQRLAALPERRFAVDFESHPSWGASKVYVGVAGEVTMAEEGLDD, from the coding sequence GTGGACGATGGCGTTATGCGCGTGAACACGGCATTGAAAACGACCGCGCTGCCGCCGTTTCGCGTGATGGGCTTGACCGCGCCCGTGCGCTTTCGGCATGAGGCGGAGGATGTGGCGGCGGCGTGGCAACGCTGGCTTTCAGGCAGCCTGAAAGATGCGCTGCCTGCGTTTGCCCCAAGCGTGTATGCGCTGCGCCATTCGTATCACGACGCGGGCTATACTTTGATGATTGGGCATTTGGTGAGCAACGATGCGCCGTTGCCTGCGGGCGCGGGCGAATGGATGGTGCCGCCTCAGGTGTATCGGGTGGCGACCTTGCCCGAGGCTTCGTGCCACGCGGCGGCTGAAGCGTGGCAGCGGCTGGCGGCATTGCCCGAGCGGCGGTTTGCGGTAGATTTTGAAAGCCATCCGAGTTGGGGCGCGAGCAAGGTTTATGTGGGCGTGGCGGGGGAAGTGACGATGGCGGAAGAGGGGTTGGATGATTAG
- a CDS encoding GNAT family N-acetyltransferase produces the protein MPSLSPLFAPARIAVVGASDRIGSIGRKVYTQLTALPQFQSVIPVNPNHKTIGGQKSYANLSEAASEHTIDLAIIVLSADKLASIIREAAKIHLRHLILINELDSAPSAWRNKLNRAAEAARKARINLISLPSNSLAELFKQPENTPKACAYIGQSTSIADCVARYAQERDITFSRLLTLNTQNYPVSTGQIIDHIAAETSSTALLVHISTLNDNLRELISALTAAARRKPVVVLITLHDANPQAEAMLLQALERQHILIAHTLEQFFSAAKLIHTGIISRGKRIAIISNSPQISTLTLKTLRRKTDLQLTEPQAHTIRSITKYLPYKPSHHNPLYLLTDALPATFQAAASQYLQDEHIDAIFIIYTGQNTAESQQVAQMVSTLQKNSRKPLLLVWLGSADTPQVRALFNQRKILHFKQPESAIQALAQLNLYHRHNQQRHQIQPPHNYTHAAHAADELHKHIRPLIPVAILPATRMGSNALLAALNLTHSHDTPVLQLTWARQEPIGQTLTITTAHHSTSLLPPIQPTALQAALNQLQLPPEQWQDWLLNTSEILARLPEIHDLTLHLASPSHHHSIKLNLQDPNSFSGSPNILAPIPPIQQMLTLRNGETAILRSVRSEDATLIQQLIQAQSEHSRYTRFMSKASEVPPTLLAQLASPDYHRDHALILHTNSPNPKPLAHANYIADPIPTSCEFGIIIDDSLQGQGIGHQLMTHLIAHAKAQGHTLMRAEILADNHPMQKLALKLGFTLNKHPHDNGLVEAKLHLL, from the coding sequence ATGCCAAGCCTATCCCCCCTCTTCGCCCCCGCCCGCATCGCCGTTGTCGGCGCATCCGACCGCATCGGCAGCATCGGGCGCAAAGTCTACACCCAGCTTACCGCCCTGCCCCAATTCCAAAGCGTTATCCCCGTCAACCCCAACCACAAAACCATCGGTGGGCAAAAATCCTATGCCAACCTCAGCGAAGCCGCCAGCGAACACACCATCGATTTAGCCATCATCGTTTTATCTGCCGACAAACTCGCCAGCATCATCCGCGAAGCCGCCAAAATCCACCTGCGCCATCTTATCCTAATTAACGAGCTAGACTCCGCCCCCAGCGCATGGCGCAATAAACTCAACCGCGCCGCCGAAGCCGCCCGCAAAGCCCGCATCAACCTGATTTCCCTGCCCAGCAACAGCCTAGCCGAACTCTTTAAGCAGCCTGAAAATACCCCCAAAGCCTGCGCCTACATTGGACAATCCACCAGCATCGCCGACTGCGTTGCCCGCTACGCCCAAGAGCGCGACATCACATTCAGCCGCTTGCTTACCCTCAACACGCAAAACTACCCCGTGAGCACAGGGCAAATCATCGACCACATCGCCGCCGAAACCAGCAGCACCGCCTTGCTCGTGCACATCAGCACGCTCAACGACAACCTGCGCGAACTCATCAGCGCGCTCACCGCCGCCGCTCGCCGCAAGCCTGTGGTCGTACTCATCACGCTACACGACGCCAATCCCCAAGCCGAAGCCATGCTGCTGCAAGCGCTGGAACGCCAACACATCCTCATCGCCCACACCCTAGAACAATTTTTCAGCGCCGCCAAACTCATCCACACAGGCATCATCAGCCGCGGCAAACGCATCGCCATCATCAGCAACAGCCCCCAAATCAGCACCCTCACCCTCAAAACCCTGCGCCGCAAAACCGACCTCCAACTCACCGAACCCCAAGCCCACACCATCCGCAGCATCACCAAATACCTGCCCTATAAACCCAGCCACCACAACCCCCTATACCTGCTCACCGATGCCCTGCCCGCCACCTTTCAGGCTGCCGCATCCCAATACCTGCAAGACGAGCACATCGACGCCATCTTCATCATCTACACAGGGCAAAACACCGCCGAAAGCCAACAAGTTGCCCAAATGGTCTCCACCCTACAAAAAAACAGCCGCAAACCCCTGCTGCTGGTATGGCTCGGCAGCGCAGACACCCCCCAAGTGCGCGCCCTATTCAACCAACGCAAAATCCTACACTTCAAGCAGCCCGAAAGCGCCATCCAAGCCCTCGCCCAGCTCAACCTCTATCATCGCCACAACCAACAACGCCACCAAATCCAACCCCCGCACAACTACACCCACGCCGCCCACGCCGCCGACGAACTGCACAAACACATCCGCCCCCTCATCCCCGTTGCCATCCTACCCGCCACCCGCATGGGCAGCAACGCCCTACTCGCCGCCCTCAACCTCACTCACAGCCACGACACCCCCGTGCTACAACTCACCTGGGCGCGGCAAGAACCCATCGGGCAAACCCTCACCATCACCACCGCCCACCACAGCACCAGCCTACTGCCCCCCATCCAACCCACCGCCCTCCAAGCCGCCCTCAACCAACTACAACTCCCCCCCGAGCAATGGCAAGACTGGCTACTCAACACCAGCGAAATCCTCGCCCGCCTACCCGAAATCCACGACCTCACCCTCCACCTCGCCAGCCCCAGCCACCACCACAGCATCAAACTCAACCTACAAGACCCCAACAGCTTTTCAGGCAGCCCCAACATCCTCGCCCCCATCCCCCCCATCCAACAAATGCTCACCCTACGCAACGGTGAAACCGCCATCCTACGCAGCGTGCGCAGCGAAGATGCCACCCTTATCCAACAGCTTATCCAAGCCCAAAGCGAACACAGCCGCTACACCCGCTTTATGAGCAAAGCCAGCGAAGTACCCCCCACCCTGCTCGCCCAACTCGCCAGCCCCGATTACCACCGCGACCACGCCCTAATTCTCCACACCAACAGCCCCAACCCCAAGCCACTCGCACACGCCAACTACATCGCCGACCCCATCCCAACAAGCTGCGAATTTGGCATCATCATCGACGACAGCCTGCAAGGGCAAGGCATCGGCCACCAACTGATGACCCACCTTATCGCCCACGCCAAAGCCCAAGGGCACACCCTGATGCGCGCCGAAATCCTCGCCGACAACCACCCCATGCAAAAACTCGCCCTCAAACTCGGCTTCACGCTGAACAAACATCCGCACGACAACGGGCTGGTGGAAGCCAAGCTGCATCTGTTGTGA
- a CDS encoding SUKH-3 domain-containing protein: protein MSRFNAKTLQVLRQAGWHPNRRTDIAAIAARAAACGYEIGENVRAFVREFDGLSVGYPNGNFLFEFRARSEYCSREWFLEIANMVGENGLVVGSTPAVFLIIGESGRMYGYCDDIGETYLVGACMDEGVEFVCRRGNPFKHPL from the coding sequence ATGTCCAGATTCAACGCCAAAACCCTGCAAGTCTTGCGCCAAGCGGGCTGGCATCCCAACCGCCGCACCGATATTGCCGCCATCGCCGCCCGAGCCGCCGCCTGCGGTTATGAAATCGGCGAAAACGTCCGCGCTTTTGTGCGGGAATTTGACGGCTTATCCGTGGGTTATCCCAATGGGAATTTTTTGTTTGAATTTCGCGCCCGCTCCGAATACTGCTCCCGCGAATGGTTTTTGGAAATCGCCAATATGGTTGGCGAAAACGGGCTGGTGGTCGGCTCCACGCCTGCCGTTTTTTTGATTATTGGCGAGAGCGGGCGGATGTACGGCTATTGCGACGACATCGGCGAAACTTATCTTGTCGGCGCTTGCATGGATGAGGGCGTGGAATTTGTCTGCCGCCGCGGCAATCCGTTCAAGCATCCGTTGTAA
- a CDS encoding tyrosine-type recombinase/integrase, whose protein sequence is MHPFLAQLAPYLTEQRQRNRSPHTLIAYERELRELANLLPATAQPARRDFQAAFRQLSQRGLHPASLARALSAWRQYCDYLVRQGSLKTNPVQDIKALKKPQRLPRAIERDTLNALLDQPAESDDTLALRDQAIAELLYGSGLRLAELAGLNLADVYLDAGWLNVHGKGSKQRQVPLTQSSVALLQQWLAQRPAQPHETALFTTQHGTRLGSRQIAKRLDNWAQQHGSPQHISPHMLRHSFAGHLLQASRDIRAVQDLLGHASLSSTQIYTKLDFDHLAAVYDETHPRARRGKK, encoded by the coding sequence ATGCACCCTTTTCTCGCCCAGCTTGCCCCCTATCTTACCGAACAGCGCCAACGCAACCGCTCGCCGCACACGCTGATTGCCTATGAACGCGAATTGCGCGAGCTGGCAAACCTGCTGCCCGCAACCGCGCAGCCTGCGCGCCGCGATTTTCAGGCTGCCTTCCGCCAACTTTCGCAGCGCGGCTTGCATCCCGCCAGCCTTGCCCGCGCGTTATCCGCATGGCGGCAATATTGCGATTATTTGGTGCGCCAAGGCAGCCTGAAAACCAACCCCGTGCAAGACATCAAAGCGCTGAAAAAGCCGCAGCGGCTGCCCCGCGCCATTGAGCGCGACACCCTCAACGCCTTGCTGGACCAGCCCGCCGAGTCGGACGACACGCTCGCCCTGCGCGACCAAGCCATCGCCGAGCTGCTTTACGGCAGCGGCTTGCGGCTGGCGGAGCTGGCGGGTTTGAACTTGGCGGATGTGTATTTGGACGCGGGCTGGCTGAATGTGCACGGCAAGGGCAGCAAGCAACGGCAAGTGCCGCTTACGCAAAGCAGCGTGGCACTGCTGCAACAATGGTTGGCGCAACGCCCCGCCCAGCCGCACGAAACCGCGCTGTTTACCACGCAACACGGCACGCGCTTGGGCAGCCGCCAAATCGCCAAACGGCTGGATAATTGGGCGCAGCAACACGGCAGCCCGCAGCACATTTCGCCGCACATGCTGCGCCACAGTTTCGCGGGGCATCTGCTGCAAGCCTCGCGCGATATTCGCGCGGTGCAGGATTTGCTGGGGCACGCGAGTTTGTCTAGCACGCAGATTTATACCAAGCTGGATTTTGACCACTTGGCGGCGGTGTATGACGAAACGCATCCGCGGGCGCGGCGGGGGAAGAAATAG
- a CDS encoding response regulator transcription factor produces MSSKVLLVDDDDLLTELLTEYLTAEGLDVTRMPDGESGVQEILGGNHYDVVVLDSMMPKMNGLDVLKTVRAQSKIPVIMLTAKGDDIDRIIGLEMGADDYVPKPCQPRELLARINAILRRSQQNPDANAVSASIVASGVTLFPSKRQAMVGDSMLELTSTEFNLLEVLMRHAGQVVSKENLSQEALDRKLAKFDRSIDVHISSIRHKLGDASLIQTVRGLGYLFVKN; encoded by the coding sequence ATGAGCAGCAAAGTATTATTAGTCGATGACGACGACCTCCTCACCGAACTGCTGACCGAATACCTCACCGCAGAAGGCTTGGATGTAACCCGCATGCCCGACGGCGAAAGCGGCGTGCAGGAAATCTTGGGCGGCAACCATTACGACGTGGTGGTGCTGGATTCGATGATGCCGAAAATGAACGGTTTGGACGTGCTCAAAACCGTGCGCGCGCAAAGCAAAATCCCCGTGATTATGCTCACCGCCAAAGGCGACGACATTGACCGCATCATCGGCTTGGAAATGGGCGCGGACGATTATGTGCCCAAGCCTTGCCAGCCGCGCGAATTGCTCGCCCGCATCAACGCCATTTTGCGCCGTTCGCAGCAAAACCCTGATGCCAACGCCGTCTCCGCTAGCATTGTTGCCAGCGGCGTAACCCTGTTCCCCTCTAAACGGCAGGCGATGGTGGGCGACAGCATGCTGGAACTGACCAGCACCGAGTTCAACCTGCTGGAAGTGCTGATGCGCCACGCGGGGCAGGTGGTGAGCAAGGAAAACCTGTCGCAAGAGGCGTTGGACCGCAAGCTCGCCAAGTTTGACCGCAGCATTGATGTGCATATTTCCAGCATCCGCCATAAACTGGGCGACGCATCGCTGATTCAAACCGTGCGCGGTTTGGGTTATCTGTTTGTGAAAAACTGA
- a CDS encoding FAD-binding oxidoreductase, with protein sequence MPSETPLRRQLARFLSSAEFPADPAPFLLDQRKRYTSANCLVVQPMSVESVQKIVRFCAANRIPITPQGGNTGTVGGSIAQSGVLLNLSKLNRIRRVNLADNTITVDSGCILQDVQTAAAAHQRFFPLSLASEGSCQIGGNIATNAGGLNVLRYGTMRDLVLGLEVVLPNGELLNHLMPLHKNTTGYETRHLFIGSEGTLGIITGATLKLFAPPQAVATAWVGVDNIQAAVTLLSHIKNHFAERLCSFELISEFALGLSAQFSRITAPLAAPWHILVELTDSLSRDDLGDLLAEYLFNLGYENAVLAQSQRERADLWTLRENISAAQRSLGANIKHDIAMPIERVAAFTAACDAELLAAYPEMQIVMFGHLGDGSLHYNTFLPIRSNEVYQFEDAVNAVVYRNVLAQGGTIAAEHGIGSLKKHWLPHVRSADELALMRAIKAQLDPLGLMNAGKVLA encoded by the coding sequence ATGCCCTCCGAAACCCCCCTACGCCGACAGCTTGCCCGCTTCCTTTCCTCTGCCGAATTCCCCGCCGACCCCGCCCCCTTTCTGCTAGACCAGCGCAAACGCTACACCAGCGCCAACTGCCTTGTGGTACAACCGATGAGCGTGGAGAGCGTGCAAAAAATCGTGCGCTTTTGCGCGGCAAACCGCATCCCCATCACGCCGCAAGGCGGCAACACAGGCACAGTCGGCGGCAGCATTGCCCAAAGCGGCGTGCTGCTCAATTTAAGCAAGCTCAACCGCATCCGCCGCGTCAATCTCGCCGACAACACGATAACGGTGGATTCAGGCTGCATCTTGCAAGACGTGCAAACCGCCGCCGCCGCACACCAACGCTTCTTTCCGCTCTCACTCGCCAGCGAAGGCAGTTGCCAAATCGGCGGCAACATCGCCACCAACGCAGGTGGCTTAAACGTGCTGCGCTACGGCACGATGCGCGATTTGGTGCTGGGGCTGGAAGTGGTGCTGCCCAACGGCGAGCTGCTCAACCACCTGATGCCGTTGCACAAAAACACCACGGGCTACGAAACGCGCCATCTGTTTATCGGCAGCGAGGGCACGCTTGGCATCATCACAGGCGCAACGCTCAAACTCTTCGCCCCGCCGCAAGCCGTGGCAACCGCATGGGTGGGCGTGGACAATATTCAGGCTGCCGTAACCCTGTTGTCGCACATCAAAAACCATTTTGCCGAACGGCTGTGCAGCTTTGAACTCATCAGCGAATTTGCGCTGGGTTTATCCGCCCAATTCAGCCGCATCACCGCGCCGCTTGCCGCGCCGTGGCACATCCTTGTGGAGCTTACCGACAGCCTGTCGCGCGACGATTTGGGCGATTTGCTGGCGGAATATTTATTCAACTTGGGCTACGAAAACGCCGTACTGGCGCAATCGCAGCGAGAACGCGCCGATTTATGGACGCTGCGCGAAAACATTTCTGCCGCGCAACGCAGCCTAGGCGCCAATATCAAACACGACATCGCCATGCCGATTGAGCGCGTGGCCGCGTTCACCGCCGCTTGCGATGCCGAGCTACTCGCCGCCTATCCCGAGATGCAAATCGTTATGTTTGGGCACTTGGGCGACGGCAGTTTGCACTACAACACCTTTTTGCCCATCCGCAGCAACGAGGTTTACCAATTTGAAGATGCCGTAAACGCCGTGGTGTATCGCAACGTGTTGGCGCAGGGCGGCACGATTGCGGCGGAGCATGGCATAGGCAGCCTGAAAAAGCATTGGCTGCCCCATGTGCGCAGCGCCGATGAGCTGGCTCTGATGCGCGCGATTAAAGCGCAGCTAGACCCGCTGGGGCTGATGAACGCGGGCAAAGTGCTGGCGTGA